From Oncorhynchus clarkii lewisi isolate Uvic-CL-2024 chromosome 26, UVic_Ocla_1.0, whole genome shotgun sequence, the proteins below share one genomic window:
- the LOC139384863 gene encoding forkhead box protein B1-like, producing MPRPGRNTYSDQKPPYSYISLTAMAIQSCPEKMLPLSEIYKFIMDRFPYYRENTQRWQNSLRHNLSFNDCFIKIPRRPDQPGKGSFWALHPSCGDMFENGSFLRRRKRFKLMMMASEHLAQSKPSDAAHYLQQQAKLRLSALAASGTHLPQMSGYNIGVSHQPSTFKHPFAIENIIAREYKMPGGLAFSTMQSMSAGYPLHNQLTTAWPHMYSSSVMDTVAPISMASDYSAYGMPLKSICYGAQSLPAIPVPIKPTPTSMPGLSALPTHIPAFLANSPQSLSPTSPQTATSQSSPATPSETLINPASSAMQSVVSVH from the coding sequence ATGCCTCGTCCGGGGAGAAACACGTATAGCGACCAGAAACCTCCCTATTCCTACATCTCCCTGACCGCCATGGCTATCCAGTCCTGCCCGGAGAAGATGCTCCCGCTCAGCGAGATCTACAAGTTCATCATGGACAGGTTCCCTTACTACCGAGAGAACACCCAGCGGTGGCAGAACTCCTTACGACACAACCTCTCTTTCAACGACTGTTTTATTAAAATCCCCAGGCGGCCGGACCAGCCGGGTAAAGGGAGTTTCTGGGCTCTCCATCCCAGCTGCGGGGACATGTTCGAGAACGGAAGTTTCTTGCGGCGTCGTAAACGCTTCAAGTTGATGATGATGGCGTCCGAGCATCTGGCGCAAAGCAAGCCGTCGGACGCTGCCCACTATCTCCAACAACAAGCCAAACTCCGACTGAGCGCTCTGGCTGCTTCCGGCACACATCTCCCGCAAATGTCCGGTTACAACATAGGAGTCTCTCACCAGCCGTCAACTTTCAAACACCCGTTCGCAATCGAGAACATAATCGCCAGAGAGTATAAAATGCCAGGCGGGCTGGCCTTCTCCACCATGCAGTCTATGTCTGCTGGCTACCCGCTGCACAACCAGCTCACCACGGCCTGGCCTCATATGTACAGCTCCAGCGTCATGGACACGGTAGCTCCCATCTCCATGGCCAGTGATTATTCGGCCTACGGAATGCCCCTCAAGTCTATTTGCTATGGAGCGCAGAGTCTACCTGCCATCCCCGTGCCAATCAAGCCCACCCCTACATCGATGCCAGGGCTCTCGGCTCTGCCAACACATATTCCAGCTTTCTTAGCgaactctccccagtctctcagcCCCACGTCTCCTCAGACAGCTACCAGCCAAAGCAGCCCTGCCACGCCGAGCGAAACGCTCATAAACCCGGCCTCTTCGGCCATGCAGTCCGTGGTGTCGGTGCACTGA